The Bacillota bacterium genome segment AGAGCCGGGTGGGCAGCATCACCGCCGGCTGGGAGCACTTTGCCGAGTGGAAAAAGGTGGAGTGCGAATCGGAGCCGGGGCGCATTTCCTTGGAGACGATGCTTAGGGGCACCTGTGATCCGGCGAGGCTGCTGGACCTGGTGGAAAACTTCACCCTGTTCATGGAGGTGCCCGGAGGGCAGGTTAAGCTGGTGGCCAAAAACCACCAGTACTTGGGTGTGAATTGCGCCCTTAGAGCCCTGGCCGAAATGAAGCAGCGGCAAGGGCGCCTGGGGGTATTTTGGCATACTCAGGGGAGCGGCAAGAGCATATCCATGATCTTCTTTTCCCAGAAGGTGCTGCGTAAGGTGCCGGGCAATTGGAGCTTTGTAGTGGTTACCGACCGCAAGGAGCTGGATGATCAGATCTATAAGAACTTTACCTCCACCAGTGTTGTTACCGAAGGGAAAGCCCAGGCCGACAGTAGCAGGCATCTGCGCCAACTGCTGCGCGAGGATCACCGCTATATCTTTACCCTGATTCATAAGTTCCGCACCGAGCCGGGCGAAGAGCACCCGGTACTGTCGGAGCGGGACGATATTATCGTTATTACCGACGAGGCCCACCGCAGCCAGTATGATACCCTGGCCCTGAATATGCGCACGGCACTGCCCAAGGCCTCGTTTATTGCCTTTACCGGCACCCCGCTGATTGTGGGCGAAGAGAAAACCCGGCAGGTTTTTGGCGACTACATTAGCATCTATGACTTTCGCCAGTCGGTGGAGGACGGGGCTACCGTGCCCCTGTACTACGAAAACCGCATCCCCGAACTGCAGTTGACCAACCAGGATCTCAATGAAGATATGGCCGATTTGCTTGATGCGGCGGCACTGGACGAAGAGCAGGAGAAGAAGGTAGAAAGAGAGTTTGCCTGCCAGTACCATCTCATTACCAGAGATGACCGCTTGGAGGCGGTGGCGGCGGACATAGTAGATCACTTTATTGGCCGGGGCTTCCAGGGCAAGGCTATGGTCATCTGCATCGATAAGGCCACGGCTATACGCATGTACGACAAGGTACGGAAGCACTGGATGAAAAAGATTAAAGAGCTTAGCTTGCAGCTCAGGCGGGCTCCGGAAGAAGAATGGCCTGGGATAAAAGAGAACATCAAGTTACTTGAAGAGACTGACATGGCGGTGATTGTGTCCCCGTCTCAGAATGAAATCCACGATATGGATCAAAAAGGCCTCGATATCCGTCCGCACCGCAAAAGGATGGTTGAGGAGGATATGGAAACCAAGTTTAAGGATCCTGCTGATCCGTTTCGACTGGTATTTGTTTGTGCCATGTGGCTCACCGGTTTTGATGTGCCTTCTTGCTCTACTCTCTACCTGGATAAGCCCATGCGCAACCATACCTTGATGCAGACTATCGCTCGAGCCAACCGGGTCTACCGGGACAAGGTGAGCGGCCTGATCGTAGACTACGTGGGCGTTTTCAGAAATCTGGAGAAGGCGCTGGCCATCTACGGGGCCGGTGGCGACAAGGGGGAGGGAGAGAGCCCGGTCCAGGACAAGGAGGCTTTGGTGGCGGCGCTGAAACATGCTATCGGGGAGGCCAGGGAACTTTGCCAGAAGCAGGGTGTCCAGTTGCAAGCCATAATCGAGGCGCAGGGATTTGAGCGGATTTCTTTGCTGGACGATGCCGTTGAGGCTCTGGTAGCCTCGGAAGAGGAGAAGAAGCACTATCTTAATTGCGCCAACAACGTTGACCGACTCTACAAGGCAATCCTTCCGGACCCGGCAGGCGAGGAGCTGCAGGCCCATTGCGGCCTGATTCGGGTCTTGGCACAGAAGATCCGTGCTTTGAGCGCCCCGGTAGATATTTCGGAGATTATGTATCAGGTAGAAGGTCTCCTGGATCGCTCCATAGCAGCCAAAGGATATATAATCAAGGAAGGCCAGCCTTTGGTCAACCTTAGCCAAATTGATTTTGAGAGCCTTAAAGACAGATTCGAGCGCGGACGCAAGTTTACCGAGCTGGAGCGGGCCAAGGCCACTGTTGCTCGGCATCTGCACAAGATGGTCCGCCTGAATCGCACCAGGATAGACTATCTGGAACGCTTTCAAAGGATGATCGATGAGTACAATTCCGGGAGCATCAACGTTGAAGAACTCTTCCGTCGCCTGATGGAATTTGCCCAGAGCCTTACAAAAGAAGAACAGCGGGCTGTGGGCGAAGAGCTCAGCGAAGAGGAGCTGGCCCTATTTGATCTTCTTACCAAACCTGAAATCGACCTTACCAGGAAGGAACGGGAGCAGGTTAAGAAGACGGCCCGCGAGCTGCTGGAGACTCTAAAGCGCGAGAAGCTAATTCTCGACTGGCGCAAG includes the following:
- a CDS encoding type I restriction endonuclease subunit R yields the protein SRVGSITAGWEHFAEWKKVECESEPGRISLETMLRGTCDPARLLDLVENFTLFMEVPGGQVKLVAKNHQYLGVNCALRALAEMKQRQGRLGVFWHTQGSGKSISMIFFSQKVLRKVPGNWSFVVVTDRKELDDQIYKNFTSTSVVTEGKAQADSSRHLRQLLREDHRYIFTLIHKFRTEPGEEHPVLSERDDIIVITDEAHRSQYDTLALNMRTALPKASFIAFTGTPLIVGEEKTRQVFGDYISIYDFRQSVEDGATVPLYYENRIPELQLTNQDLNEDMADLLDAAALDEEQEKKVEREFACQYHLITRDDRLEAVAADIVDHFIGRGFQGKAMVICIDKATAIRMYDKVRKHWMKKIKELSLQLRRAPEEEWPGIKENIKLLEETDMAVIVSPSQNEIHDMDQKGLDIRPHRKRMVEEDMETKFKDPADPFRLVFVCAMWLTGFDVPSCSTLYLDKPMRNHTLMQTIARANRVYRDKVSGLIVDYVGVFRNLEKALAIYGAGGDKGEGESPVQDKEALVAALKHAIGEARELCQKQGVQLQAIIEAQGFERISLLDDAVEALVASEEEKKHYLNCANNVDRLYKAILPDPAGEELQAHCGLIRVLAQKIRALSAPVDISEIMYQVEGLLDRSIAAKGYIIKEGQPLVNLSQIDFESLKDRFERGRKFTELERAKATVARHLHKMVRLNRTRIDYLERFQRMIDEYNSGSINVEELFRRLMEFAQSLTKEEQRAVGEELSEEELALFDLLTKPEIDLTRKEREQVKKTARELLETLKREKLILDWRKRQQDRAQVRVTIEKILDKGLPAVYTTEIYEAKAAAVFQHVYECYYGAGRSIYSVAS